The DNA segment AATATCCATTGTTCAGAAAGTTTGGATGCAGCACCACACTCATCAAACCGTGATCCCGCCAGTTCCCCACCTCATCACTAATATCCAACAACGGCGTGGACAGCTTCACTCCATTCTCCACCACCCAGACCTTTCCCGCCTTCTCCCAGACAAACATGCGCCCATTCGCATCAAACGTTAGCCCGATCGCATCCGTCCACGTACCACCAACGGTCTGTTTCGTGAAACCCGAAGGCAGATTGGCTCCGGCACATTGGCTCAGATTCGACATCGCACACAACAGTCCCGCCACCAGGACCGTCACACAACCAGCAAAGCGGCAGCCTGACATGTGCGTAGGATAAGCCATCTGGACTTCCACGCTTCCTAGGTAAACCCCTCCTCTCGAGCCCCGCAATCACCCATGCTTTACAATTCAACACCCGACCAAGACCATGTCAGGATACCGCATTCAAGTCGTTTTTATTTCCACGCCTGCAATAAAAACGAGGGGAACAGGACACTCACCCATGCTCCAAAAAACTTCGCCTTTAGAAGTCCGATTTTGAACTTTCAACCGTGAACAGGGCAGCTATTCGTTCCGCCGTGGTCTATCTGGATTCACAACTCCGGCTTGAAACTTCCCCGCCATCTCACAACACTCCCCACCAATGAATCGGATTGAAGCACGCTTCGCCAGTTTGCGCGAGAGCGGTAAAAAAGGTTTTGTCGCATACATCGGCTCAGGCGATCCTCATCTGGAGGCCACCCGCCAGCTCGCCATCGCTTTTGACCAGGCGGGCGTGGATGTCTTGGAACTCGGCGTTCCTTTCAGCGACCCCTTGGCCGATGGCATCGTGAACCAGATGGCCGCCCAGCGCGGCCTCGAATCCGGCACCACTCCTGCGAAGCTTCTCACGACCATCGCCGCGATCCGCAAAGAATCGCAAATCCCCATCGTCCTCTACGTCTATTACAACCTGCTCCACAAACGCGGCTTGAAACAGTTCATCGATGACTGCGCGCAAGCTGGGGTAGACGGCCTGCTCGTTCTCGATCTCCCGCCTGAGGAGTCTGACAACTACGAGCAACTCATGTCTGCCGCGGGCTTGAACAACATTTACCTCATCGCACCCACCACGCCTGAGAGCCGTATGGAGATCATCGCCAAGCGCGCGAAAGGCTTCATCTATTACATCTCACGCGAAGGCGTCACCGGCATGCAAGAGACCGTGGCGGATAACATCGCCAGCATGACGGCGAAGATCCGTAAATACACGAAACTCCCTATTGCCGTCGGTTTCGGCATCTCCACCCCCGATCAGGCGCGCCTCGTGGCCAGCAATGCGGAAGCCATCGTTGTGGGAAGCGCCATCGTGAACCAGATTGCACAAAACGGAAAAGAGGTGAACCTTGCGCCGAAAGTTGCCGGGTTCGTGAAGACCTTGGTAGATGCGATCAAATAACGACATCGACATGGCTTTAATGGTAGGGCTCGCTGTCCTCAGCGGGCCGCCGCCGAAGCATTTCAATGTTCAATCATCAATAGATTCAGTGACGCCCAACATTTCCCATCTTCCTCCTCCCCTCGGAGAAGAGAAAGATTGAGGATGAGGGGTGATTCCCAATCTTTAACTTTATGGCTACCTCGAAGAAACCTGTATCCTCTCAATCCGACCGTTACGTCATCATCATGGCGGGCGGTCGCGGCGAACGTTTCTGGCCGGTCAGCCGTGAAAAGACGCCGAAGCAACTCATCACTTTGCTCGGCAAGCGCTCCTTCCTGCAACAAGCCGTCGACCGCGTCCTTCCGCTCGTGCCGCTGAAGAACATCATCATCATCACGAACGAGGTGCAGGCTCCGGCAGTCCAGAAGCAACTGCCCAAGCTGCCGAAAGAAAACATCGTCGCCGAACCCGTCGGCCGTGATACCTGCGCCGCTGTGACTCTAGGTGCCGC comes from the Verrucomicrobiia bacterium genome and includes:
- the trpA gene encoding tryptophan synthase subunit alpha yields the protein MNRIEARFASLRESGKKGFVAYIGSGDPHLEATRQLAIAFDQAGVDVLELGVPFSDPLADGIVNQMAAQRGLESGTTPAKLLTTIAAIRKESQIPIVLYVYYNLLHKRGLKQFIDDCAQAGVDGLLVLDLPPEESDNYEQLMSAAGLNNIYLIAPTTPESRMEIIAKRAKGFIYYISREGVTGMQETVADNIASMTAKIRKYTKLPIAVGFGISTPDQARLVASNAEAIVVGSAIVNQIAQNGKEVNLAPKVAGFVKTLVDAIK